A region of the Microbulbifer pacificus genome:
TCTTTACCGGTGGGCACCGGTTCGAAGGCCGACGGGTTGCCGCGATTTTTCAGGAACTTGAGACCGATCTGCGGGAACAGCGCATAGGTCAGCACGTCATCGATTTCGCCGTCACCGCTGGTCAGCGCAATGTCGTCTTCCACCGCCTTTTGCTGCAGCTCGGCCGCCAGCTTGTCCAGCTCCGGCGACAGCAGGTCGGCCGGACGACAGGTTACCGGCTCTGCACCATCCAGAATGCGATCCTGCAGCTCCCGGTTCACTTCCGCCGGCGTCGCGCCGTACTCGCCCTTGAGTACCGCCGCGGTCTCTTTGGAAATGGACTTGTAACGCTCGCCGGTCAGCACGTTGAGTACCGCCTGGGTACCCACGATCTGGGACGTGGGTGTCACCAGCGGGATGAAACCGAGGTCCTGGCGTACCCGCGGAATTTCTTCCAATACCTCGTCGAGGCGATCGCCAGCGCCCTGCTCCCGCAGTTGGTTTTCCATATTGGTCAGCATGCCGCCCGGCACCTGCGCCACCAGGATGCGGGAGTCCACACCGCGCAGCGAGCCTTCAAATTTCGCGTATTTCTTGCGCACCTCGCGGAAGTACGCCGCGATCTCTTCCAGCAGGTTGATATCAAGACCGGTATCGCGATCGGTGCCTTCGAGAATCGCAACCACGGCCTCGGTGGGGCTGTGGCCATAGGTCATGGACATGGAGGAAATGGCGGTGTCGATATTGTCGATACCGGCCTCCACGCACTTCAGCGCGGTAGCCGTCGACAGACCGGTGGTCGCGTGACACTGCATGTGAATCGGAATATCCACCGCCGCCTTGAGTCGGGTAACCAGCTCGAAGCCCTCGTACGGGCGCAGCAGGCCGGCCATATCCTTGATCGCAATGGAATCCGCACCCATGTCCTCGATCTGACGGCCGAGGTCCACCCACATGTCCATGGTGTGTACCGGGCTCACGGTATAGGAGATGGTGCCCTGCGCATGCTTGCCCTGCTTTTTCACCGCGGCCAGCGCGGTCTGCAGGTTGCGCATATCGTTCATCGCATCGAACACACGGAATACGTCCACACCGTTGGTGGCCGCGCGCTCGACAAATTTTTCCACCACGTCATCCGCGTAGTGGCGGTAGCCGAGAATATTCTGGCCGCGGAACAGCATCTGCTGCGGCGTATTCGGCATGGCCTTTTTCAGCTCGCGGATACGCTCCCAGGGATCTTCCCCCAGGTAGCGGATACACGCATCGAAAGTAGCCCCGCCCCAGGATTCAAGAGACCAGAAACCGACCTTATCCAGCTTCTCCGCAATCGGCAGCATGTCATCCAGGCGCAGGCGGGTAGCGAACAGCGACTGGTGGGCGTCGCGCAGGACTACATCGGTAATCCCCAGTGGCTTTTTAACCTCAGTCATGGGTCGTCTCTCTCGGAAAATTGATCTTGGCAAGTTGGGGGTTGAAAACCTTGCCCGCTATTGCCATCGGCATACACGGGCAAATCAATATTTATTGGCTTTTTTAAAGTGACTTCCGCTCAGCGGCGCTTGTTGCGATGCTGCTCGATCGCGGCCTCGATGATCTTTCTGACGCGTGAATCGTTCTCGGGGGCGGAGTGGGCAATCCCGGCCGGTGGCGTTACGGCTGCGGGTTCCGGCTCAGGGAAGTAACGTGTCATCACGCGGGACATGATGGTGGTGCAGATCACGAGCAGCAGCAAAAACGTGAATACGATTCCCATCCCGAATAAGGTGATATCGAGACCTTGCTGTAACAGTGATTCCTGCACTTTTCCCCTCGCTTATTTGAATATTGTTGAGCTTGTTATGGCACTGCGGTGAATCAAGCGAGCCACATTATCGATACAAGATCCTTTCAAAATCAAACACTTATTAGTTACAGAAGCAACCAAGATCCCACCAAAAATCGGTATTTTCGTTCATTTTCATTGCCAGATTCGACCAGCCAGCAAAAACACCGAAAGAGACGCCAGGGGGGAACGTCAGCCACTGATGAAAAATTGCGCAAGCGGAAAGCATATTACGTACAATGCGCCCCCAAACCTTTCAACGCAGTAAGTCGTAACCTGCCTATGCGCGACCAGCCCAAACTACCCACACCGAAAATCTATCAGGCACCGATGGAAGGGGTCATCGACCACCATGTGCGGGCCCTGCTGTCCGCTATCGGCGGCATTGACGTGTGCGTGACAGAGTTTGTGCGGGTGACCCACACGCGCCTGCCGCGCAAGGTCTTTACCCGCTTTTGCCCCGAACTGGAGCAAGGCGCAACGACCCCAAGCGGCACTCCGGTAAAGCTGCAACTGCTCGGGGGCAACCCGGAGTCCATGGCGCACAATGCCGCCCGTGCCGTGGAAGCCGGCGCCCGCGCCATCGACCTGAACTTCGGCTGCCCGGCCAAATCCGTCAACAACAGCGATGGTGGAGCCTGCCTGCTGCAGTCTCCATCACGGGTGGAAGGCATTATTGCCGCTGTGCGCAAGGCCCTGCCGGCAGAGATTCCGGTATCCGCCAAAATCCGCCTGGGCTACGAAGACCGCAGCAGCTATCTTGACAACGCCCGCGCCGCAGAAGCCGGCGGTGCCTCGGAACTCGCCGTCCACGCCCGCTCCAAGGTGGATGGCTATCGCCCCCCCGCCTACTGGGAGTACATCGGCGAGATTCGCCAGCAGATCGGTATCCCCGTCATCGCCAACGGCGACCTGTGGACCGTCGACGACTTCCTGCGCTGTCGCGCAGTGACCGGCTGCGACGCCTTCATGTTCGGGCGCAGCCTGCTCGCGCGCCCGGATATCGGCCTGCAGATCCGCGCCCAGTGCGAAGGACGGGACTATCAACCACTGCAATGGCACGAAATCGTCGCCCGCCTCTATAACTACTACAACGCCACCAAGGCCGAGTACCCCGCCAAGTACCTGGGCAACCGGATCAAACAGTGGCTCGCCTACCTGAAACTCAGCTATCCCCAGGCGGAAGTGTTCTTCGAGCAGATCAAGCGTCATCGGGAACCGGAGTTGCTGGAGCTCGCATTCGCACAACATCTGAACCCTAATGCCGAGCGCGAGGCACCCGCGCCCGAGCGCTTAGCGGCAGAATGCAGCGCGGCCTGAGGGCGTCCAAGAGACGAATGTGGCGCTGAAAAGGCAAACCCAGCCAAGAAAAAGCGGAAATTGAAAAAGTGCTTGCAATAGCCCCACCCCAGAGGCAGAATGCGCGCCCTATCGAGCTGAACCGGCCTTCCCCGGAACGCCCACAAGTTCGGTAACCTGCGGATTTTTAAAGAGTTTTTGAAAAAAATCTTTAAAAACAAGTTGACGAAGCCAAGGCAAGTCACTATAGTTCGCAACCACAACGACGCACTCGTAGCTCAGCTGGATAGAGTACTCGGCTACGAACCGAGCGGTCGGAGGTTCGAATCCTCCCGAGTGCGCCAAATAGCAAAGCCCGATCCGAAAGGATCGGGCTTTTTTATTTCCCCTGCCTATGCACCTTCTGCCCTAATATCCCGCCAAGAACGCAACAAGGCCAGGCACTCAACGCAACCCGAACCCAATGACCAGCACAATACTCCTTACCCATCAGTGAACGTGTCTGAGTGTGCTGAGTGGCGACACGAAGAAATTAGGCTGCGCGCAATTATGGCCTGCTCTGCCGCGGCGGCACTGCATACGCGACACCCCGACACTCCATGTATTCATGGCACATGTCATAGGCAGTTTTACCACACGCCTCAAGTACTACGCCGTTACCACCCAAGCTATGGGTTCTAACCTTTAGATCGCTTACCAAGGCCGCTTTACTTGGCTTTGGCTGATCTAAACGCTCCTGGCAGTAAGAAGCCTCAACAAATCCCAGAGAAGTCGCGTCGTACTTTGAGATCTCTGCCAGCGAATACTCTTCAACGATTACCGTTTTTACTTTATTTGTTGCGTACGGTCCCAGATTTGTATTAAAGGTCATACCATTGCATGCGGATATCAGGACAGCAAAAATTATTACAAATATCTTCATTGTTGTTTCCTCCATTACGCCGCCCCCAAGGACGCCTTACTTTATACCCCTTTTGCGCGAAAATTGAAGCGCAGCAACTGCGCAAAAGGCGCATAACGTAAGACGTTGACTGAAGCACCATGTTAACCGCTGATGCTCCTATCGCGATCCAGCACCCAACAACGCTCGTTATTTTGAAAACCTAAATGTTCATAGTAAGAATTTGCTGCGGGAGCCGCGATCAAGATTAGTTTACATTTTGGACCAAGCTGCTCTTGCGTAAGGACTTGTAAATTTCGCCCTACTCCCATTCCTTGATAGCGTTTATCTACCGCCAAATCAGAAAGATAACATGCATAATGAAAATCTGTGACGCTCCGCGCAATACCCACAAGGCGATCTCCATCCCAGGCACTTACCGTGAGATTGCTATTTTTTAGCATACCTTGAAGACACTCTCTGTCCTCTACCGGCCTACGCTCGGCTAAAGTTGAGCTTTCCAGCAAGTTCAGGAACTGCTCGACTGATACTTCTTTATCAATTCTATATTCGATGTTCATCGTTACCAGAGCCGTTAACGTCCACAGCGGGATGGCTTATCTTACGTGCTTTTTGCGCGAAAATGGGACCGAAGCGAGCACGCGACATGCACACAAGTTAGGTTGCCCCACGGAAGGCCGCAAGCCTGGAACAAATTACCCGACCTTGCTATGCATTGCCCGGAGATACACGTTCTATTGCCCAGGAAGGTCATTGCACAACTTACATGCGACCCGCCTTTTGTAGTTACGCACACGTACAATCAAGAAGATGCATGAGCTGATCAAGGCCCAAAATACACCGAACTTTAACGCGTAAACTAGATCCCTTCCTTTTAGATACTGTACACCGGAAAATAGTGCGAAAAGCGCCAGCACCATCACGACAGTTTGAAAACTCCATTTTCTAATTGGCATATCGAAATTCCACTAGTGTTGATTACGATGCTTAACGCGCCCCACGGAGGCCCAACGGGTCGGAGTATACTGCCTGTGATTGTTAGGCATACTTACCCTCTACGAAGCATGTTACCAACAGTGTACTACCGATAAAAAGTATATTTATTGCTGCACGGACAATCCACGGATATGAGCGATAAGAAATAGCAAAATACTTTGATAGAACAACTGCAACACCCATAAGGGAAAACCATGGTGTAAAAAATATAATTACTTTCCATTTAACGAGAGAAACCGCTAAATCATGGAGCGCGCCACTAACAAGAAAGGTAAAAACGACCGCCAGCCAACTCGGCATAAATAAACCGAGCGGCTTCATGATGTTGCGCGACAAATAGTAGCCCCATATTGGGTTCCAATAATGCCAAAAGACCGGGAATGAACCGGCACCCAAAGAGCGAGATAGCATATTTCTCATGGAATGGTTTGCGCCCAGCGAAACACCGTTTCGCCTCCTAACGTACTGCGATAATGAAACTGTATTTTGCATGATATTTCCGGATGCCTAACGCTCGGTTTAGGGGCAGCTGGAGCGTAGTGTAAGCCGTTCCAGCCGCGTATTCCGCGGCGATTACAGCCGCTTTTTATGTGAGCGAGGTCATCGCTTTAAATCGTGTGGATCAAACCCAGTACCAAGCCGCTCACATAGCAGCCTAACCTTTGATTCATCCGCGAAACCTGCACGGTAGCATCTTAAAATAAATGCATACGCAGTATCACTTAGCTCTTTATGCATTTTTTTCAAATCAGAGCTAGGAACTCTTACCGGCGGGATTGGCACGCCATCTGAAAACTCACACCTTCCCATACAGATCGGGCAGTACTCATGAACTACCGTTCCATGTTCTCTTACCCAGGTTTTTTGAGCATCTCGCATACTCTCAAAACGATGGTGATATTCATTAAGAGCCGATAGTGCCGATTCGATTTCACCTAGCCAGAACTCCAAATTGGCAAATTGTCCCGAAAGGTGGTGAACATATGACGTAGTAAAGCGCCTTATTTGCTCATTTATCAGCCCCGCTTTTTGAAGCGTATAAACCATAGTTCAACCCTCCAGCTTAAGCCTCCTGGCTCACAGGTAGCCCACATAACGCTCGTAGCACGAGCAAATTTGTAGCGCAGCGGAAACTTTGTCGACGTGCTTACGTTTGTTATATTGCCGACGTATCAGGTTCACTCTGAACCCACCAAGACACGTCCATTCCTCTAAACCCTTCCGGAAAACCACATTGGTCATGGCTATTGATGTAAGGAAAACATTCTAGGGTAATTTCAGAATCTAAAAAAATTAACAAATACCCAGTTTCCAAACTCCCCGCAGATGCGCAAACCCAGGGAGTATCAATAATTGCATGTTCCTTCGGGAAAATCTCATCCGCAACAGTTAGATAATAGCCCCATCCAGTATATTCATACTGAGCATAATCTAGACATTGAGAAAGCTTCGCCCTTTGTTCACCAGACAGGTGAGCTTGAGCTAAAAATCGAATGATTTGCTGTTCGAAACTCTTGAGCTTAACTTTCATGCAATATAACGCCCACAGCAAGGGCAACTTACCTTATTCATGTTTTGAGCAAAAATGGGAGCGAAGCGACCGCACAAAACGTGCATAAGGTAAGCCGTCCCGCAGAGGCTCAAAGGGCCGGAGCTTCACTGCCTGTGATTGTTAAGCACTTGGCACTGGGCATGAAGGTTCTTTACCTTCCAGCGGTGACAAAAACTTAGCCAATTCCCCTGAGCATATTAAGTAGAAATTTGGATCAGAGTCAGCATCTTTCGCTTGCACCGCTGAATGAATGACTTTGCCATTAGAATACAGAGTTGACTCAAGATTCTTAGAATTCTTGGGATTTACTATAACGGAGAGACGAAGCTCGTCCGTGAGCACAAGTTCTTGGGAGACATAAGAGTCTATATCTATCAGAAACTCTTGGATTGAATTCTGATCAATTACAACTTTTAGCTTAAACGGTGCTCTCTCGTTTGCTGATGCTAAACCAGAAAGGAGCATGAAAAGTAACGATGCAGCTATGGTTTTCATTTTCTATTCCCTGATTGTGATTTCTGTGCTTAACGCCTTGCACACGGGCCGACTGAAGCGCAGCGTAAGGAGGTCCGGGCCGCCGCGCAGTGGCGGCTGAAGTGCTGCAAATTGTTATGCATTTTACCTAAATTCATTTTAGCCGGATTAGCTCTTTGGCATTTATCTCTCTATATTCACCATAGACGTCACAATTAATAGTTTTCGAAGATTTTAATTCACACATAATTGTCACTTCACCTTGGTCTCTACCATTATCGCAAAATCCGCCAGTGCCACTTAAAAGAATAATCTCTTCACTTTTGTATTCTATATATGCCGGCTGGTAACACCGAGTAGGGTCCGACTCGATCGCTTTATTTGAATAATAAGTAGAAAGTGAACCTACTTTATGATTTACGCAAAGCGTAACTATATTTTCATATTCTCCAATTTCTGCTGTCCAACACCCCACAGCGTACTTATCTTCACCAGAATGGGCCAACAACGGAATTAACAGACATACGACAAATACGGAGAATCTATATTTCATACTGGTATCCTATGACATGCATAACGTTCGCCGCACAGGCGAGCAACTTGTTGCGAGTCCAGCGCACGTAGTGCGCGATTGTGCCGGTGCTTGTTAGGCTGGCTTACCCCCAAAATTTCCACCATGGCCTTGGGGTAACTTCTTCTACGTCGACAATATTGATACTTTTACAAACCTGATTCATTTTAGAGCGGACTTTACTTAAAGGATGCTCTGGGAATTGGCTATCATATTCCTCAGAGTCTGCATTATTCCTCAGGCTTGGCCCTTTATATTCAGGAAAATAAGGATCGCATGCCCAACCAGATGGAATTCCATCGTCATTGAGAACATCATCTCCACTTTCAGATAAATATTTATCAAAAACTATGGCATCCCTAAGGCCAGTCATTCCATCTTCTCTGGAGTAAAGCGACAATACAAATGATCGATCCATAAGCGGCATTGAAAGTGATGCAATATATTGCGCTGATTCACCAGAAGCGACTATTTTCCCAATCGCTCTCGCGGATGGGTAACCAGAAATAATGACTGAATCACATTCGACCACGCCCACACCCTGCGCGGCCAGATTAGCTCTAAAATACTCTCTCATAGCATTTTCATCAGAGAGCAAGTCGCTTAGTTCTTTATCTGGGCCAATACATTGCAGTCGCATGAGAACGCCATTTCCATCGTGCCAATTCTTTACATTTTCTCCTGAACTCTTTTCGTCAAAGATCCACTCCTTATCAGAAAATTTGAAATATTTTGGCATTTTTACCATCTCCTTGGCTGCCTAACGCCGCCGACAGGGGCAGCTTACCTTGTGCGCGTTTTGCGCGAAAATGGGAGCGCAGCGACCCGCGCAAAATGTGCACAAAGTAAGCTGTCCCGCGGAGGGCCCCAGGCCCGGAGCAAATTGCCCGGCCTTGTTATGCCTAGGGGCTATGGGATAACTACAATCCACCACATACGCCTCAGATCTGTACTTAGCCCTGCTCAAAAATTTGGTAATGACGCTCTACATTTTTTGTGACTTTACCCCAGTGCGAACTTTTGACTCGCTGCTGATGGTAAGCAAATGCTTCTTTGTTAGAAAATTCTTCGTATACGTTGAATCGACAAATATTATTTTTGTCTTGACTAACGTTGAATTTCTCGCAGCCAAATTCTTCTCTAGTGAGCTGAATATGACTAATCAATTCCTTTTTGACGATCTCAAGATCTGACTCAGGAACGACGATATACCCTTCCAATATTACCTTGTTCAATATTCGATCCTTGATGACGCATAACGCCGCGCTCAGGGGCCGCTTGCTTTGGGCGCATTTTGCGCAAAAATGGGAGTGGAGCGACCTGCGCAAAAGGTGCATAAAGTAAGCCGTCGCTTTGCAGCGCCTTGTTAGGCTGCTGGCTGTACCAAATTTATAAGATTGCCACAGCTATCTTCGAAAAGAACATTTGTAATAGGACCCATGTTCTTTGGTTCGCCGCGAAATTGCACCCCGAGCGCCTTAAGTCGAGTGTACTCAGCGGAAATGTCACTTGAGATAAACGCGGTAGCCGGAATTCCGGCTTCAAAAAGCGCCTTCTGATATGTAATCGCCGGTGGAAATGCAGCCGGTTCAAGAACAAGCTCAACTCCGGCAGCGCTTCCGGCGAAATTACCGTAAGCCAACGAAATTCACCAATCGGAATGTCATTCTTTACTTCAAAACCGAGCACTTTCGTATAGAAATTCAAAGCCCGATTTTGATCTTCTACTGTAATGCTTGCCAACGTAATTTGCATAAATATACCTGGATCAATTTTTAAGCCTAACGCCGTCCCGCGGAGGCCCGAAGGGCCGTAGCAAACTGCCTGCGATTGTTAGAGTTTGCTGACTCAGAACCTGGAATCGTTCTCACATGGAACCCCGTCATTATCGCCATCCATTTTTGTATTTGGGCAGTTTCTTATAAAAAACACCGCCTCTTCTCTGGATGTCATTTGGCTACAATGCTGCCGGCCATCGCATTTGAAATGCGGACTTGAAAGATTGGATGAATAGAAATTTGAATTTTCAGGCCTTAATACGTTTAAGTTGGAGAAGCTTGAACTTACCGAGCCCGGCAATTCCAAACCGCCATTTGCATACGCCAACCCCAAGATTACAAGAATTCCCAAAAGTTGGAGCTTGAATGGACCTTTTGCATCTTGCCAATGGACGATTAAATAAATTATGGAAACTGGTGCAATGAGCAGTACTGCAAGCCCCCAGAGGATGCCTGTTCTAAAGGCCGCTATAAGTAGGCCGATTCCGCCGATAATAAATATCCCAAGGCCTACGTAAAAAATTATCTCTGCCACTCGATATTCCTTTGCGTACTCTAACGCTCGGTTTAGGGGCGGCTGGAGCGTAGCGGAAGCCGTCCCAGCCGCGTATTTCGCGGCGATTACAACCGCTTGTTAGGCATCTGGCTAACCACGCAACGCCTCTTCGTATTGCACCCTATCAAAAACAAACTCTTCGGGTATTTGTTGCCACTGCAATTCACGATCAACATCTAGTCCGTTTTCATAGCGCCAGTCAGACCAGCAATAGCAATCACCTTGCTTAGAAACACGGACAGTGATAGCACCACAATTGATATCTCGACAGAGCTCACATGCTAGAACTGCATTCCGCCCGGATTCGAGCTCCGGCAGAGACCTACATAGGAATCTACTGACACACTCATTGTGATCCAGACCTCCAAACACAGATAACTGTGTGGGGTGGAGGCCTTTCCTACTCACAAAATATTTATTTAATGCTTGGCCATCTATGTAGATGTCCAAGTACTTTTCTCCATTATAGGTAGAGGGCACTAATTCGATCTTATTCATATACCGGCTATCCGTGCCTAACGCCCGCAACAGGGGCGAGCAATGCTATGCACATTTTGTGCGAATATGGGAGCGCAGCGACCCGCACAAAATGTGCATAGCGTTGGGCGTCCCGCGGAGGCCCAAAGGGCCGTAGCAAACTGCTTGCGTTTGTTAAGCATTTGACGCTGAAACTGGGTGCTGGGGAGCTGGAATCCCAAGCTTTGTGAAAAAGAACGTCACTGTTAAGGCCCGTATGCCTCTCGCCGCAATTTCCAACATTGCATAATCATCCGTGGTATTTTCTCTGCCCAGAGTTGGATGAGCTATCTCTTTATGCCCTATGTGAATAATTCTTGCTAGTGACATCTCCGCCTCTTCTTTCGGACCAGGGTAAAGACTGTATACATCTTCAATACTAACCTTGGATAGTTTTCCACTGGTGCCTTCGAAGTCCTCTATGAAGAGGTCATCATCATATCTTCTTCCATTTCTTTCACTCAATTTGTATGGGTTTCCTTTTTCTACCTTTAAACCCAAAAATTCGAGCAAAGCTCTTGCATTAATAATTCCAGCTTCGACAGCACCATTCGCTATGAATGAAGTATTTCCTCGCACCTTGAGCTTGCCTTCGACGAAAAGCTCAAAGGGTTTGCTGCCCTCTTCAAAGATAAGAGTGTCTAGCACGAAATGCATGATATCTACCATGCCTAACCGGTGAGGAATGATTGAACTTATATACTCTTCTTTAGTTCTCATTTTGCTTAACGTTCTAATAACCGGCAGCCGAAGCGTAGCGTAGGCTGTCCGGCGCGCGCCTTTCGCGCGCGAAGTTCATTAGCTTGTTATACGTATTGCTGCCCATAAATCACCAAGGCAGCAGAAACAATGACGGAGGCGAAGATCGAGAAGTTTAGCCTCTTTAACCATACCTCATTCTCTCTATTCTTAAAGCGAACAAATGCTCCGATAAGCGAAAGAGCCAAGAGAAGGATCATGACTGGCATAAAGTCAGTTAAAACTGCCCAAGCCGTCATTGCGATGATGCCCAGCGGAGCCAGGAAAGCAAAATCCTTCAATTCATTCTCCGATCTAATACGTATAACGCCCACGGCAGGGGCGGCTTACCTTATGCGCAATTTACGCGAAAATGGGAGCGAAGCGACCCGCGTAAAACGTGCATAAGGTAAGCCGTCCCGCGGAGGCCCGAAGGGCCGGAGCATCACTGCCCGTGATTGTTATGTGGAATCTGGCACATGGCCTAACCAACGCGCTATAAGTACCAGCAACAGAGAAAGTACCCACGCTGGCCAGGCCCCTTCTACCGTACGGAACAATGCGACAACACCTTGAGAATCAACCATATCTGGGCCGAGACCATCTCTCAAGACGTAGCTAATTGCGCCCCCTAGCACGAAGATCAAAATTGACAGGAAGTACGCGACTCTTCTTCCGATTAACTTCGCTTTCATTTTCTATATATTTCTAGCTGCGTTTTCGATGGACACATAACGCCCACAGCAGGGGCGACTTACCTTGTGCGCGTTTTGCGCGAAAATGGGAGCCAAGCGACCTGCGCAAAATGTGCACAAGGTAAGGCGTCCCGCGGAGGCCCGAAGGGCCGGAGCTTCACTGCCTGTGATTGTTATGTGTTGCTTGCGACAAAGCTCGATAAATATTCTCTTGCATCCTCAAAAGTTGGCAGAATTGCCTTCTCATTTTCCGGGCACCAAACTGGAAGGCGCCACTGATGATCTCGTTGCTTTCTAAATGAATAAGGTAGATAGCAACCATCAGCTCTTTGATAAATTATTTCTAGGCGATCCAGCTTCTTGCTATAGCTTTCATGCACCACTCTAGATGAATCATCTTCTTCAATGTTAAGCCAAATTGCTTCGTACTTTTCTTCCATGACTACTTACACATAACGCTGCCAGCAGGGGCAGCTTACCTTGTGCGCGTTTTGCGCGAAACTGGGAGCGCAGCGACCCGCGAAAAACGTGCACAAGGTAAACTGTCCCGCGGAGGGCCGAAGGCCCGGAGCATTACTGCCTGGCCTTGTTATAGGGCACCTCACTCGATACTTTAATTTATGCATAACCATATATGCCGGGATCACTGAATATTGCAGCTACCGTATTCTGCGCCTGCTCTATTGAAAGCTCAGCACGTAGTAAAATAGCAACTGCCTCCCTCTCGTCCCGCGCCAATATCGCAGCATCGAATTGCTTGATGAGCCCGACATTAAAAAGGCGCTCGTTTATCGTCATTCCAGCGAGTTCGCTCATAGTCAGATGGACGCCCTATAACGCCGCGCTCAGGGG
Encoded here:
- the oadA gene encoding sodium-extruding oxaloacetate decarboxylase subunit alpha, translating into MTEVKKPLGITDVVLRDAHQSLFATRLRLDDMLPIAEKLDKVGFWSLESWGGATFDACIRYLGEDPWERIRELKKAMPNTPQQMLFRGQNILGYRHYADDVVEKFVERAATNGVDVFRVFDAMNDMRNLQTALAAVKKQGKHAQGTISYTVSPVHTMDMWVDLGRQIEDMGADSIAIKDMAGLLRPYEGFELVTRLKAAVDIPIHMQCHATTGLSTATALKCVEAGIDNIDTAISSMSMTYGHSPTEAVVAILEGTDRDTGLDINLLEEIAAYFREVRKKYAKFEGSLRGVDSRILVAQVPGGMLTNMENQLREQGAGDRLDEVLEEIPRVRQDLGFIPLVTPTSQIVGTQAVLNVLTGERYKSISKETAAVLKGEYGATPAEVNRELQDRILDGAEPVTCRPADLLSPELDKLAAELQQKAVEDDIALTSGDGEIDDVLTYALFPQIGLKFLKNRGNPSAFEPVPTGKEASEVKNDQGESVYTVTVEGQSYTVTVSDGGDLTGMVRIGGGTAAGVSAPAPTAGSGAPVKAPLAGNIFKVLVKPGDRVTEGQNIVILEAMKMETAISAPRAGSITGVTIKEGDSVAVGDALLTIA
- a CDS encoding OadG family protein, which produces MQESLLQQGLDITLFGMGIVFTFLLLLVICTTIMSRVMTRYFPEPEPAAVTPPAGIAHSAPENDSRVRKIIEAAIEQHRNKRR
- a CDS encoding tRNA dihydrouridine synthase, whose product is MRDQPKLPTPKIYQAPMEGVIDHHVRALLSAIGGIDVCVTEFVRVTHTRLPRKVFTRFCPELEQGATTPSGTPVKLQLLGGNPESMAHNAARAVEAGARAIDLNFGCPAKSVNNSDGGACLLQSPSRVEGIIAAVRKALPAEIPVSAKIRLGYEDRSSYLDNARAAEAGGASELAVHARSKVDGYRPPAYWEYIGEIRQQIGIPVIANGDLWTVDDFLRCRAVTGCDAFMFGRSLLARPDIGLQIRAQCEGRDYQPLQWHEIVARLYNYYNATKAEYPAKYLGNRIKQWLAYLKLSYPQAEVFFEQIKRHREPELLELAFAQHLNPNAEREAPAPERLAAECSAA
- a CDS encoding GNAT family N-acetyltransferase — encoded protein: MNIEYRIDKEVSVEQFLNLLESSTLAERRPVEDRECLQGMLKNSNLTVSAWDGDRLVGIARSVTDFHYACYLSDLAVDKRYQGMGVGRNLQVLTQEQLGPKCKLILIAAPAANSYYEHLGFQNNERCWVLDRDRSISG
- a CDS encoding putative quinol monooxygenase codes for the protein MNKVILEGYIVVPESDLEIVKKELISHIQLTREEFGCEKFNVSQDKNNICRFNVYEEFSNKEAFAYHQQRVKSSHWGKVTKNVERHYQIFEQG
- a CDS encoding excalibur calcium-binding domain-containing protein, with the protein product MAEIIFYVGLGIFIIGGIGLLIAAFRTGILWGLAVLLIAPVSIIYLIVHWQDAKGPFKLQLLGILVILGLAYANGGLELPGSVSSSFSNLNVLRPENSNFYSSNLSSPHFKCDGRQHCSQMTSREEAVFFIRNCPNTKMDGDNDGVPCENDSRF